The window GCCTCTCACTTGTCCTTCGCGAGTTCGTACGTCCGGTCCTGCTCGGGGACCGTGGTGTCGCCGCCGGGCGCGACGAGGGCGAGCCGGACCCGCTGGGCGAACGACTCGGCGTAGGTGATGCGCTGGGCGTCGAGGGCGGACAGCGCGAAGGTGATGGGGACGGCGTCGGTGGGCTGCTGGGTGCGGTTGTTCTCGTCCGGCTTCAGCGCGGTCAGATCGCCCACGTCGATGACCTTGGCGTTGGTCACGATGATCTTCGACTGGTCGGGGTCGCCCTCGCGCTTGCCCTCGAAGGTGGCGTACACGTTGACCGAGGAGCCGGGCGTGATCTTGCCGGCCACGCCGGTCGCCGCGTCGATCATGATGGCGACCTCCTGCTGGCCCGGCTGGAGGGCGGGCTGGCGGACGATCATGTCGGACTGGAGCAGGGAGCCCGAACGCAGCGTCGTGACGGCGATCTTGCCCTGGATCTCCCGCAGATCGGTGACGGCGTTGTCGGACAGCCACCGTTCGGGCATCTTGATCTTCTCGAACTGGCCCGTGGTGAGCGTGGTGTAGGGCGGCACGTCGGATTTCAGCCGGTAGGCGGTGACCTCGGGGCCGACCTTGGACTTCACGTCGCCTATGACGGAGAGCACGCCGGTGAAGGCGCCC of the Streptomyces koelreuteriae genome contains:
- the cpaB gene encoding Flp pilus assembly protein CpaB, which codes for MNSRQRRGVLLLLLSVVCALGAFTGVLSVIGDVKSKVGPEVTAYRLKSDVPPYTTLTTGQFEKIKMPERWLSDNAVTDLREIQGKIAVTTLRSGSLLQSDMIVRQPALQPGQQEVAIMIDAATGVAGKITPGSSVNVYATFEGKREGDPDQSKIIVTNAKVIDVGDLTALKPDENNRTQQPTDAVPITFALSALDAQRITYAESFAQRVRLALVAPGGDTTVPEQDRTYELAKDK